Proteins co-encoded in one Paracoccus aestuarii genomic window:
- a CDS encoding ArsR/SmtB family transcription factor has translation MTPERLDLIFAALADQTRRRVLSMLLEDDMAVSDVAQPFAISLAAVSKHLAVLAAAGLIRQERRGRITWCKLDPDGMRAASIWMQGFGQFDPVDLDDFERFLETELRGDDDTSS, from the coding sequence ATGACCCCCGAACGGCTGGATCTGATCTTTGCGGCGCTGGCCGACCAGACGCGCAGGCGGGTGCTGTCCATGCTGCTGGAGGACGACATGGCCGTCAGCGACGTGGCCCAGCCCTTCGCCATCAGCCTGGCGGCCGTGTCCAAGCATCTGGCGGTGCTTGCAGCCGCCGGCCTGATCCGGCAAGAGCGGCGCGGCCGGATCACCTGGTGCAAGCTGGACCCTGACGGGATGCGCGCGGCCTCGATCTGGATGCAGGGCTTCGGGCAGTTCGACCCGGTGGACCTGGACGATTTCGAACGGTTCCTGGAAACCGAACTGAGAGGCGACGATGACACCAGCTCCTGA
- a CDS encoding penicillin-binding protein 1A — MLRPILSFFGAIFSWVVTALVFAALTVGGVFWIYSRDLPSHETLAQYAPKTISRIYSAEGQLIDEFAEERRIFVPIDEVPDLVKQAFISAEDKNFYSHPGYDLRGIGSAAYQALASRGASVRGASTITQQVMKNFLLSSDRSVERKVKELILAARLERTLTKDQILELYLNEIFLGQNSFGVVAAAQTYFNKSLSELAPHEAAMLAAMPQAPGRYHPVHAKDRVTERRNYVLREMWQNGFIDQASYEAEAALPLRSVQNGDFPSFRRSLPPRDYFTDEIRRQLSREFGQEEFFGGGLTIRATVDPDLQSQAASALQQALEDYDRNRGIWRGTGEAIDPAALSDEAAWRGALWDLRLPRDIPGWRPAVVLEVGPADARIGIEGIEETARGHWIPAADVQWARPLDRETGRLGARAQVAGDLVRPGDVVLVRAMTRDGDGGFIRWTLRQVPEVQGGFMAMDVNTGRVLAMQGGFSYESSVFNRATQAQRQPGSSFKPFVYAAALDNNYTPATIVVDEPIRINTPQGLWEPKNSSGRHYGPTPLRTGIEQSRNLMTIRIADDIGMDQVARYAEKFGVYDRLSPFLANALGAQETTLFKMVAAYAMFANGGERVEPTLVDRVQDRRGRTVYRHDRRVCQTCAMQALPSGQAPAIDNNRERVMDAVTAYQLTSMLQGAVQRGSGSGVNLPVPIAGKTGTTNDAKDVWFIGYSSNIVAGCYLGFDQPRSLGERAFGGTLCVPVFNAFMREAVKEYGGTEFKVPPGGFWVKIDRLTGQRLPDSASGPNVISEYFREGMDPDWLAPVIISGFGEQVTILPWEAGAGSGSGRAITTTTGERRVIPARTDFGTMSSGGLY, encoded by the coding sequence GTGCTGCGACCCATCCTGTCCTTCTTCGGTGCGATCTTTTCCTGGGTGGTCACCGCCCTGGTCTTTGCCGCGCTGACCGTGGGCGGGGTCTTCTGGATCTATTCGCGCGACCTGCCCAGCCACGAGACGCTGGCCCAGTACGCGCCCAAGACCATCAGCCGCATCTATTCCGCCGAGGGCCAGCTGATCGACGAATTCGCCGAGGAGCGCCGCATCTTCGTGCCCATCGACGAGGTGCCGGACCTGGTCAAGCAGGCCTTCATCAGCGCCGAGGACAAGAACTTCTACAGCCATCCCGGCTATGACCTGCGCGGGATCGGATCGGCGGCCTATCAGGCGCTGGCCTCGCGCGGGGCCAGCGTGCGCGGCGCATCCACCATCACCCAGCAGGTGATGAAGAACTTCCTGCTGTCCAGCGACCGCAGCGTGGAACGCAAGGTCAAGGAGCTGATCCTGGCCGCCCGGCTGGAACGGACCCTGACCAAGGACCAGATCCTGGAGCTGTACCTGAACGAGATCTTCCTGGGCCAGAACAGCTTTGGCGTGGTGGCCGCGGCCCAGACCTATTTCAACAAGTCGCTGTCGGAACTGGCCCCGCACGAGGCCGCGATGCTGGCCGCCATGCCGCAGGCGCCGGGCCGCTATCACCCCGTCCATGCCAAGGACCGCGTCACGGAACGGCGCAACTATGTCCTGCGCGAGATGTGGCAAAACGGCTTCATCGACCAAGCGAGCTACGAGGCCGAGGCCGCGCTGCCGCTGCGATCGGTGCAGAACGGCGATTTCCCGTCCTTTCGCCGGTCGCTGCCGCCGCGCGACTATTTCACCGACGAGATCCGCCGCCAGCTGAGCCGTGAATTCGGCCAGGAGGAATTCTTCGGCGGCGGGCTGACCATCCGCGCCACCGTCGATCCCGACCTGCAATCCCAGGCCGCCAGCGCATTGCAGCAGGCGCTGGAGGATTACGACCGCAATCGCGGCATCTGGCGCGGCACGGGCGAGGCGATCGACCCCGCCGCCCTGTCCGACGAGGCCGCCTGGCGCGGCGCGCTGTGGGATCTGCGCCTGCCGCGCGACATTCCCGGCTGGCGCCCCGCCGTGGTGCTGGAGGTCGGTCCCGCGGATGCCCGCATCGGCATCGAGGGCATCGAGGAGACCGCCCGCGGCCATTGGATCCCCGCCGCCGACGTGCAATGGGCCCGCCCCCTGGACCGCGAGACGGGCAGGCTGGGCGCGCGCGCCCAGGTCGCGGGCGATCTGGTCCGGCCGGGCGACGTGGTGCTGGTGCGCGCGATGACCCGGGACGGGGATGGCGGCTTCATCCGCTGGACCCTGCGCCAGGTGCCCGAGGTCCAGGGCGGCTTCATGGCAATGGACGTGAACACGGGCCGCGTGCTGGCGATGCAGGGGGGGTTCAGCTATGAAAGCAGCGTCTTCAACCGCGCCACGCAGGCGCAGCGCCAGCCGGGCTCCAGCTTCAAGCCCTTCGTCTATGCCGCGGCGCTGGACAACAACTACACCCCCGCGACCATCGTCGTGGACGAGCCGATCCGCATCAACACGCCCCAGGGACTGTGGGAGCCCAAGAACAGCTCGGGCCGCCATTACGGCCCGACGCCGCTCCGCACCGGGATCGAACAGTCGCGCAACCTGATGACCATCCGCATCGCCGACGATATCGGCATGGACCAGGTCGCCCGCTATGCCGAGAAGTTCGGCGTCTATGACCGGCTGTCGCCCTTTCTGGCCAATGCCTTGGGCGCGCAGGAGACGACGCTGTTCAAGATGGTCGCCGCCTATGCGATGTTCGCCAATGGCGGCGAGCGGGTGGAGCCCACGCTGGTCGACCGCGTCCAGGACCGGCGCGGGCGCACCGTCTATCGCCATGACCGGCGCGTCTGCCAGACCTGCGCGATGCAGGCCCTGCCCTCGGGCCAGGCGCCCGCCATCGACAACAACCGCGAACGGGTGATGGATGCGGTGACGGCCTATCAGCTGACCTCGATGCTGCAGGGCGCGGTCCAGCGCGGGTCGGGGTCCGGGGTGAACCTGCCCGTGCCCATCGCGGGCAAGACCGGCACCACGAACGACGCCAAGGACGTGTGGTTCATCGGCTATTCCAGCAATATCGTGGCGGGCTGCTATCTGGGTTTCGACCAGCCGCGATCCCTGGGCGAGCGGGCGTTTGGCGGGACGCTCTGCGTGCCGGTCTTCAACGCCTTCATGCGCGAGGCGGTCAAGGAATATGGCGGCACGGAATTCAAGGTCCCGCCGGGCGGCTTCTGGGTCAAGATCGACCGCCTGACCGGCCAGCGCCTGCCCGACAGCGCCAGCGGGCCGAACGTCATCTCGGAATATTTCCGCGAGGGGATGGACCCCGACTGGCTGGCCCCGGTCATCATCTCGGGCTTTGGCGAACAGGTGACGATCCTGCCATGGGAGGCGGGGGCGGGCAGCGGATCGGGCCGGGCGATCACCACCACCACGGGCGAAAGGCGGGTGATCCCGGCGCGTACGGATTTCGGGACGATGTCCTCGGGCGGGCTCTACTGA
- a CDS encoding pyridoxal phosphate-dependent aminotransferase gives MRTSLRGQVDPFIVMDVMQAAARAEAQGRHIIHMEVGQPGTPAPQGARDALARALEQPLGYTVALGLPALRQGIADLYHRWYGVDLDPARVVVTPGSSGAFILAFSALFDAGDRVAMGDPGYPSYRQILRAMSLTPVGIPTRAEDRYQPRPTDLPDAQGLILASPGNPSGTVLSLAELRALMDAAAARGMTVISDEIYHGLSYGARCHSALEVGDEVIVINSFSKYFSMTGWRVGWMVVPDPMIRTVERLAQNLFICPPHASQVAALAALDCVEEAEANLRVYSENRRLMLEGLPRAGFDRIAPPEGAFYVYADVAHLTDDSRAFAAEILEKAGVAVTPGLDFDAARGGRTLRFSYARATEDIAEGLRRLTDFMAAR, from the coding sequence ATGCGAACTTCCCTGCGCGGACAGGTGGACCCGTTCATCGTGATGGACGTGATGCAGGCGGCCGCCCGGGCCGAGGCCCAAGGGCGCCACATCATCCACATGGAGGTCGGCCAGCCCGGCACCCCCGCCCCCCAAGGCGCGCGCGACGCGCTGGCGCGGGCGCTGGAACAGCCTTTGGGCTATACGGTCGCGCTTGGCCTGCCGGCGCTGCGGCAGGGGATCGCGGATCTCTATCACCGCTGGTACGGGGTCGATCTGGACCCGGCGCGGGTGGTAGTGACGCCGGGCAGCAGCGGGGCCTTCATCCTGGCCTTTTCCGCGCTCTTCGATGCGGGGGACCGGGTGGCGATGGGCGATCCCGGCTATCCCAGCTATCGCCAGATCCTGCGGGCCATGTCGCTGACCCCGGTGGGCATCCCGACGCGGGCCGAGGATCGCTATCAGCCGCGTCCCACCGATCTGCCCGATGCCCAGGGGCTGATCCTGGCCTCGCCCGGCAATCCTTCGGGGACTGTGCTTTCCCTGGCCGAGCTGCGCGCGCTGATGGATGCGGCCGCCGCGCGGGGCATGACCGTCATCTCGGACGAGATCTATCACGGCCTGTCCTATGGCGCGCGCTGCCATTCCGCGCTGGAAGTGGGCGACGAGGTGATCGTCATCAACTCCTTCAGCAAGTATTTCTCGATGACCGGATGGCGGGTCGGCTGGATGGTCGTGCCCGACCCCATGATCCGCACGGTCGAGCGTCTGGCCCAGAACCTGTTCATCTGCCCGCCCCATGCCAGCCAGGTGGCGGCGCTGGCGGCCTTGGACTGCGTCGAGGAAGCCGAGGCAAACCTACGTGTCTATTCGGAAAACCGCCGCCTGATGCTGGAGGGTCTGCCCCGCGCGGGTTTTGACCGCATCGCCCCGCCCGAGGGGGCCTTCTATGTCTATGCCGATGTCGCCCATCTGACGGACGATTCCCGCGCCTTCGCCGCCGAGATCCTGGAGAAGGCCGGTGTCGCCGTCACGCCGGGTCTGGATTTCGACGCGGCGCGCGGGGGGCGGACGCTGCGCTTTTCCTATGCGCGCGCGACCGAGGACATCGCCGAAGGGCTGCGCCGCCTGACGGATTTCATGGCGGCGCGATGA
- a CDS encoding MgtC/SapB family protein, whose product MTEILEQTFMPLESMSLGTASARLALALILGAAIGWEREHSSRAAGLRTHMLIAMAAALFTVIASELTHMRAASSAEVQTDPLRLIEAVTAGVAFLAAGSIIMRRGSVKGLTTGASMWLAGAIGLAAGVGNGTLAAIAAGFGLLVLELSRLTARGQ is encoded by the coding sequence ATGACCGAGATCCTGGAACAGACCTTCATGCCGCTGGAATCCATGTCGCTCGGGACGGCATCGGCGCGGCTGGCCTTGGCGCTGATCCTGGGCGCGGCGATCGGGTGGGAACGCGAACATTCGTCCCGGGCGGCGGGGCTGCGCACGCATATGCTGATCGCGATGGCCGCAGCCCTCTTCACCGTCATCGCCTCCGAGCTGACCCATATGCGCGCCGCATCCTCGGCCGAGGTCCAGACCGACCCGCTGCGCCTGATCGAGGCGGTGACGGCGGGCGTGGCCTTTTTGGCGGCGGGGTCGATCATCATGCGCCGCGGATCGGTCAAGGGTCTGACCACCGGCGCGTCCATGTGGCTGGCGGGCGCGATCGGGCTGGCGGCGGGGGTGGGCAACGGCACGCTGGCCGCGATCGCGGCGGGGTTCGGGTTGCTGGTGCTGGAGCTGTCGCGCCTGACCGCGCGCGGTCAGTAG
- the prfB gene encoding peptide chain release factor 2, translating to MRAETQSTIEAIRRSLTLLGQRLDWETAPHRLEEMNAMIEDGDLWSDPARAQKLMRERQSLSDAIDTYRRIEGDLTANAEMVELAEEEGDPDLVAEAEANLKTLAQLAAQKELEALLNGEADGNDTFLEINAGAGGTESCDWASMLARMYVRWAEKKGYEVELLSETGGDEAGIRSAAYKVTGHNAYGWLKSESGVHRLVRISPYDSAARRHTSFSSVWVYPVVDENIEIDIPDRDIRIDTYRSSGAGGQHVNTTDSAVRITHLPTNIVVTSSEKSQHQNRANAMAALKARLYQMELDKRNAEINAQHAAKGDAGWGNQIRSYVLHPYQMVKDLRTGEETSDTQGVLDGDLDAFMAATLALDVAGKSRAEANAED from the coding sequence ATGCGCGCCGAGACGCAGTCCACCATCGAGGCCATTCGCCGTTCGCTGACCCTGCTGGGCCAGCGCCTGGACTGGGAGACGGCGCCGCATCGCCTGGAAGAGATGAACGCCATGATCGAGGATGGCGACCTGTGGTCCGACCCCGCCCGCGCGCAGAAGCTGATGCGCGAGCGCCAGTCCCTGTCCGACGCGATCGACACCTATCGCCGGATCGAGGGCGACCTGACCGCCAATGCCGAGATGGTCGAGCTGGCCGAGGAGGAGGGCGACCCCGATCTGGTGGCCGAGGCCGAGGCGAACCTGAAGACCCTGGCCCAACTGGCCGCCCAGAAGGAGCTGGAGGCCCTGCTGAACGGCGAGGCCGACGGCAACGACACCTTCCTGGAGATCAACGCGGGCGCGGGCGGCACGGAAAGCTGCGATTGGGCGTCGATGCTGGCGCGCATGTATGTGCGTTGGGCGGAAAAGAAGGGCTACGAGGTCGAGCTGCTCTCCGAGACCGGCGGCGACGAGGCGGGCATCCGCAGCGCCGCCTACAAGGTGACGGGCCACAATGCCTATGGCTGGCTGAAATCGGAATCGGGCGTGCACCGGCTGGTCCGGATCAGCCCCTATGACAGCGCGGCGCGGCGGCACACGTCCTTCAGCTCGGTCTGGGTCTATCCGGTGGTGGACGAGAATATCGAGATCGACATCCCCGACCGCGACATCCGCATCGACACCTATCGCTCCTCGGGGGCGGGCGGCCAGCACGTCAACACGACCGATTCCGCCGTGCGCATCACCCACCTGCCCACGAACATCGTCGTGACCAGTTCGGAAAAATCCCAGCACCAGAACCGCGCCAATGCCATGGCCGCGCTGAAGGCGCGTCTCTATCAGATGGAGCTGGACAAGCGGAACGCCGAGATCAACGCCCAGCACGCCGCCAAGGGCGACGCGGGCTGGGGCAACCAGATCCGCAGCTATGTCCTGCACCCCTATCAGATGGTCAAGGACCTGCGCACCGGCGAGGAAACCAGCGACACCCAAGGTGTGCTGGACGGCGATCTGGACGCCTTCATGGCCGCGACCCTGGCGCTGGACGTTGCCGGCAAGTCGCGCGCCGAGGCCAATGCCGAGGACTGA
- a CDS encoding N-acetylmuramoyl-L-alanine amidase — MRAGAIWALVLTLLLAWPAAAQPARLALGGSALTEAPQGWWHRLFDPVPLRLDMALDRPVQWRAFLVGDPARLVIDLKGVDLSGQDPARLFGADLAPAIRWGSFREGWARVVVELPGPFRLHQAGMRTDGPETRLQALLVPVAPDDFAPRPSAAAALRNLPDPADVPPPPPRADGMVITLDPGHGGFDPGAQADGETEAALVLTFALELRRALEARGVTVAMTRDEDVYVRLEDRMTAARQAGAHLLLSLHADALPQGQAAGATVYVWNSGANARASAQLALRHPRDDLLGGLDLRGQDDALALTLMDFARTDTQPRSEAFARLLTSRMALRGIGLHGRPVQGAAFSVLKSPDIPSVLLELGFISDRTDLANLTDPAWRAGMVEAVAEAVTGWWRDEGARATLLRR; from the coding sequence ATGAGGGCAGGCGCAATCTGGGCCTTGGTGCTGACGCTGCTGCTGGCCTGGCCTGCGGCGGCCCAGCCCGCACGGCTGGCCTTGGGCGGGTCGGCCCTGACCGAGGCGCCGCAGGGCTGGTGGCACCGGCTGTTCGACCCGGTGCCGCTGCGGCTGGACATGGCGCTGGACCGCCCGGTCCAGTGGCGCGCCTTTCTGGTGGGCGATCCGGCGCGGCTGGTCATCGACCTGAAGGGGGTGGACCTGTCGGGCCAGGACCCGGCCCGGCTGTTCGGCGCCGATCTGGCCCCCGCGATCCGGTGGGGCAGCTTCCGCGAGGGCTGGGCCCGCGTCGTGGTCGAGCTGCCGGGGCCGTTCCGCCTGCACCAAGCCGGGATGCGCACCGACGGCCCCGAGACGCGGCTGCAGGCGCTGCTGGTCCCGGTCGCGCCCGATGATTTCGCGCCCCGCCCCTCGGCCGCGGCGGCGCTGCGCAACCTGCCGGACCCGGCCGATGTGCCGCCCCCGCCGCCCCGCGCCGATGGCATGGTCATCACGCTGGATCCCGGCCATGGCGGCTTCGACCCCGGCGCCCAGGCTGATGGCGAGACCGAGGCCGCGCTGGTCCTGACCTTCGCGCTGGAACTGCGCCGCGCGCTGGAGGCCCGCGGCGTCACCGTCGCCATGACCCGCGACGAGGATGTCTATGTCCGGCTGGAGGACCGCATGACCGCCGCGCGGCAGGCGGGGGCGCATCTGCTGCTGTCGCTGCATGCCGATGCGCTGCCGCAGGGGCAGGCGGCGGGGGCCACGGTCTATGTCTGGAACAGCGGGGCGAATGCGCGCGCCTCGGCCCAGCTGGCGCTGCGCCATCCGCGCGACGACCTGCTGGGCGGGCTGGATCTGCGCGGCCAGGACGACGCGCTGGCGCTGACCCTGATGGATTTCGCCCGCACCGACACCCAGCCCCGGTCCGAGGCCTTCGCGCGGCTGCTGACCTCGCGCATGGCGCTGCGGGGCATCGGGCTGCATGGCCGTCCGGTGCAGGGGGCGGCGTTCTCGGTGCTGAAATCGCCCGACATCCCCTCGGTCCTGCTGGAGCTGGGCTTCATCTCGGACCGCACGGATCTGGCCAACCTGACCGATCCCGCATGGCGCGCCGGCATGGTCGAGGCGGTGGCCGAGGCCGTCACCGGATGGTGGCGCGACGAGGGCGCGCGGGCCACGCTTTTGCGGCGCTGA
- a CDS encoding PfkB family carbohydrate kinase: MTPAPDILCIGAMLWDVIGRAPRRMAPGADVPGRIRHLPGGVALNVAVALARWGLVPSVLSAVGRDAEGEALIAEAHRFGVRTDLLCRDAGLPTDCYMAIEDSEGLIAAIADALSLELAGAAILAPLDMMPEWSGPVVLDGNLTEDLLASIARDARLARADLRVVPASPGKAERLEPLIAARRGCFYLNRLEAEILAGRACSDAAQAAEAVVARGAARVLVTDGPHPAAEAMAGQPTLTHQPPAVTVARVTGAGDCFLAAHLAAELKEMPRDAALRQAVRASAAHVSGKDVP, from the coding sequence ATGACACCAGCTCCTGACATCCTGTGCATCGGGGCCATGCTGTGGGACGTGATCGGCCGCGCGCCGCGCCGCATGGCGCCGGGCGCCGACGTGCCGGGCCGCATCCGCCACCTGCCGGGCGGCGTGGCGCTGAACGTGGCCGTGGCGCTGGCGCGGTGGGGGCTGGTCCCGTCGGTCCTGTCGGCCGTGGGCCGCGATGCCGAGGGCGAGGCGCTGATCGCCGAGGCGCATCGCTTCGGCGTGCGCACCGATCTGCTGTGCCGCGATGCGGGCCTGCCGACCGATTGCTACATGGCCATCGAGGACAGCGAGGGGCTGATCGCCGCCATCGCCGACGCGCTGAGCCTGGAACTGGCGGGTGCGGCCATCCTGGCGCCCCTGGACATGATGCCCGAATGGTCCGGGCCGGTCGTGCTGGACGGCAACCTGACCGAGGATCTGCTGGCCTCGATCGCGCGGGATGCGCGGCTGGCCCGCGCCGATCTGCGCGTGGTGCCCGCCAGCCCCGGCAAGGCCGAGCGCCTTGAGCCGCTGATCGCGGCGCGGCGCGGCTGCTTCTACCTGAACCGGCTGGAGGCCGAGATCCTGGCCGGGCGCGCCTGCAGCGATGCCGCCCAGGCCGCCGAGGCGGTCGTGGCGCGCGGCGCGGCCCGTGTGCTGGTCACCGACGGCCCCCACCCCGCCGCCGAGGCGATGGCGGGCCAGCCCACCCTGACCCATCAGCCCCCCGCCGTCACCGTGGCCCGCGTCACCGGCGCGGGCGACTGCTTCCTGGCCGCCCATCTGGCCGCCGAGTTGAAGGAAATGCCGCGCGATGCGGCGCTGCGCCAGGCCGTCCGGGCCTCGGCCGCGCATGTCTCTGGAAAGGACGTCCCGTGA
- a CDS encoding endonuclease/exonuclease/phosphatase family protein: MRIATFNIENLDHNAVPPRPSDADFATRARILRPMLERLRARIICFQEVHGQTPPGGGPRDLLALRDLLAGTRYEGYSLSSTRLANGRDVWRFRNLVVAAHPDYAVEEVRSIGNTLVNPPRYSLVTSNRPDPLVEVSWERPALYVRLRRGDDAPLHVLNVHFKSKHPSPVPGQGPVNHEWATVSGWAEGYFLSSMKRVGAALETRLFIDAIFDAEPEPNILICGDFNAEPHEVPVMAIRGRVEETGNAALVHRVMHPVALSVAESLRFTLYHHGRPNLLDHMLVSRRMMSCFRQAEIHNEMLHDESVAFATDRKYPESDHAPMLAEFDMQANLLGA, translated from the coding sequence ATGCGCATCGCCACCTTCAACATCGAGAACCTGGATCACAACGCCGTCCCGCCGCGCCCGTCCGACGCGGATTTCGCCACCCGCGCCCGCATCCTGCGGCCCATGCTGGAACGGCTGCGCGCGCGGATCATCTGCTTTCAGGAGGTTCACGGCCAGACCCCGCCCGGCGGCGGGCCGCGCGACCTGCTGGCCCTGCGCGACCTGCTGGCCGGGACGCGCTACGAGGGCTATTCGCTGTCCTCGACCCGGCTGGCGAATGGCCGCGACGTGTGGCGGTTCCGCAACCTGGTCGTCGCCGCCCATCCCGATTATGCCGTCGAGGAGGTGCGCAGCATCGGCAACACGCTGGTCAACCCGCCGCGCTATTCGCTGGTCACCTCGAACCGGCCCGATCCGCTGGTCGAGGTGTCATGGGAACGCCCGGCGCTCTATGTCCGGCTGCGGCGAGGGGATGACGCGCCGCTGCATGTGCTGAACGTGCATTTCAAGTCCAAGCACCCCTCGCCCGTGCCGGGCCAGGGGCCGGTCAACCACGAATGGGCCACCGTATCGGGCTGGGCCGAGGGCTATTTCCTGTCATCCATGAAACGCGTCGGCGCCGCGCTGGAGACGCGGCTGTTCATCGACGCGATCTTCGATGCCGAGCCGGAGCCGAACATCCTGATCTGCGGCGATTTCAACGCCGAGCCGCATGAGGTCCCCGTCATGGCCATCCGCGGCCGGGTCGAGGAGACGGGCAATGCCGCCTTGGTCCACCGCGTCATGCATCCCGTGGCCCTGTCGGTGGCCGAAAGCCTGCGCTTCACGCTCTATCATCACGGGCGGCCGAACCTCTTGGATCACATGCTGGTCTCGCGCCGGATGATGTCCTGCTTCCGCCAGGCTGAGATCCATAACGAGATGCTGCATGACGAAAGCGTGGCCTTCGCGACGGATCGCAAATACCCCGAATCCGATCACGCGCCGATGCTGGCGGAATTCGACATGCAGGCGAACCTGCTGGGGGCCTGA
- a CDS encoding pseudouridine-5'-phosphate glycosidase: MTHSAPLTFAPEVRDALDRGLPVVALESTIITHGMPWPQNLEMAEKVEATIREGGAVPATIAVMGGRIHIGLTPEALRALAQTPPAAAMKLSRADLAVCIANGRTGATTVAATMICAHLAGIRVFATGGIGGVHRGAEDSFDISADLQELAQTPVTVVAAGAKAILDLPKTWEVLETLGVPVIAYGQDELPAFWSRASGIKAPLRMDSPDQIAAAAAMRAALGLKGGQLVANPIPEDAEIPQDRIMPVIEQALSEAAAQGIAAKAVTPFLLGRIFELTEGRSLDSNIALVLNNARLAARIAAAMTTAIAAA; the protein is encoded by the coding sequence GTGACCCACTCCGCCCCCCTCACCTTCGCCCCCGAGGTCCGCGACGCGCTGGATCGCGGTCTGCCGGTCGTGGCGCTGGAATCGACCATCATCACCCATGGCATGCCCTGGCCCCAGAACCTGGAGATGGCCGAAAAGGTCGAGGCCACCATCCGCGAGGGCGGCGCCGTCCCCGCGACCATCGCCGTCATGGGCGGCCGGATCCATATCGGCCTGACGCCCGAGGCGCTGCGCGCCCTGGCCCAGACCCCGCCCGCGGCGGCGATGAAGCTGAGCCGCGCCGACCTGGCCGTCTGCATCGCCAACGGCCGCACCGGGGCCACCACGGTGGCGGCCACGATGATCTGCGCCCATCTGGCGGGCATCCGCGTCTTTGCCACCGGCGGCATCGGCGGCGTGCATCGCGGGGCCGAGGACAGCTTCGACATCTCGGCCGACCTGCAGGAACTGGCCCAGACCCCGGTGACGGTGGTCGCGGCGGGCGCCAAGGCAATCCTGGACCTGCCCAAGACCTGGGAGGTGCTGGAGACCTTGGGCGTGCCCGTCATCGCTTATGGCCAGGACGAGCTGCCGGCCTTCTGGTCGCGCGCCTCGGGCATCAAGGCGCCCTTGCGCATGGACAGCCCCGACCAGATCGCCGCCGCCGCCGCCATGCGCGCAGCCTTGGGCCTCAAGGGCGGCCAGCTGGTCGCCAACCCCATCCCCGAGGATGCCGAGATCCCGCAGGACCGGATCATGCCGGTGATCGAACAGGCCCTGTCCGAGGCCGCGGCCCAAGGCATCGCCGCCAAGGCGGTGACGCCCTTCCTGCTGGGCCGCATCTTCGAGCTGACCGAGGGCCGGTCGCTGGACAGCAACATCGCGCTGGTCCTGAACAATGCGCGGCTGGCGGCCCGGATCGCGGCGGCGATGACGACGGCGATCGCGGCGGCCTAA
- a CDS encoding patatin-like phospholipase family protein, translated as MESKTINLALQGGGAHGAFTWGVIDRLLDEEWLEIGGISGTSAGALNGAALKAGLASAKGRAGREAARENLHVLWTEVGDMSDNRLIRWMNSLMPMGRGFQRLTEMFSPAAWLDNLTRLVSPYDYGPFYTNPLANVLRDLPYPEFACDRGPELFVAATNVRSGQIRVFTGAEADTDAVLASACLPTLFQAIEIFDPKSGRIEAYWDGGYTGNPALYPLYPARFPRDIVIVALNPLIRETLPRTPVEISDRVNEVSFNSSLMSQLRAINFVKRLYQEDRLKDSSMKNVLIHMIMDDALMNDLNARSKLMPGGHKLARMKEAGRAAADQFLDAHADKLNREDSFDMTEMFKRSFTHADG; from the coding sequence ATGGAAAGCAAGACGATCAATCTGGCGCTGCAGGGTGGCGGCGCGCATGGCGCCTTCACCTGGGGCGTCATCGACCGCCTGCTGGATGAGGAATGGCTGGAGATCGGCGGCATCAGCGGCACCTCGGCCGGGGCGCTGAACGGGGCCGCGCTGAAGGCCGGGCTGGCCTCGGCCAAGGGTCGCGCCGGTCGCGAGGCCGCGCGCGAGAACCTGCACGTGCTGTGGACCGAGGTCGGCGACATGAGCGACAACCGTCTGATCCGCTGGATGAATTCGCTGATGCCCATGGGCCGCGGCTTTCAGCGCCTGACCGAGATGTTTTCCCCCGCCGCCTGGCTGGACAACCTGACCCGGCTGGTCAGCCCCTATGATTACGGGCCGTTCTACACCAATCCCCTGGCCAATGTGCTGCGCGATCTGCCCTATCCCGAATTCGCCTGCGACCGGGGGCCGGAGCTGTTCGTGGCCGCCACCAATGTCCGGTCCGGCCAGATCCGCGTCTTCACCGGCGCCGAGGCGGATACGGATGCGGTCCTGGCCTCGGCCTGCCTGCCGACGCTGTTCCAGGCGATCGAGATCTTCGACCCGAAATCGGGCCGGATCGAGGCCTATTGGGATGGCGGCTATACGGGCAATCCGGCGCTTTATCCGCTCTATCCGGCGCGGTTCCCGCGCGACATCGTCATCGTCGCGCTGAACCCGCTGATCCGCGAGACACTGCCCCGCACCCCGGTCGAGATTTCCGACCGCGTGAACGAGGTCAGCTTCAACAGCAGCCTGATGTCGCAGCTGCGCGCGATCAACTTCGTCAAGCGTCTGTATCAGGAGGACCGGCTGAAGGACAGTTCGATGAAGAACGTCCTGATCCACATGATCATGGATGACGCGCTGATGAACGACCTGAACGCGCGGTCCAAGCTGATGCCCGGCGGGCACAAGCTGGCGCGCATGAAGGAGGCGGGCCGCGCCGCGGCCGACCAGTTCCTGGACGCGCATGCCGACAAGCTGAACCGCGAGGACAGCTTCGACATGACCGAGATGTTCAAGCGCAGCTTCACCCACGCCGACGGTTAG